The genomic DNA GGATAAGGCCGAGATGTGTTTGGAATTCGAACAGGCGCTGCGGGAAGACCTTGCAGATAAAAATGTTACCGATTCCTATTGTGGCGAAGGCGTTTCGTATTTCGTGATTGAGTTTGAAAAAGTCAAGCTGGAACGACTCGCGTCATATGCGGAATCCTTCAGGGAAGACTGCGAAGATTACGAGCGTGACTGGGAAGAGGGCGAGTACACCCGCTACCAGAAATAAATTACGTTCAAGATAAAGTAAGTTACGTTACTTCAGGTAAATCCTTTGCTCGTCGCTTAGCATTAGGATGACGGGGAGTGCCGGTGCAGCGAAGGTTCTGCCTTCGAGGTTTCCGCTCTTTAGCAGCTGGCCGTTCAGGCTGAACGCCTTGTATTGGGCGTTAGGCTTGGCGCCTGCAATCAGGTAGCGGCTTTGGCCGAGTTTCGCGAAGCTGATTCTTGCCTGTGATAGTCCCGGGATTGCGGGGGAGGCTGTCGTGGATTCGGGCGGAAACTTGATGTCCGGGCACGTGTTCAGCGTGTCGAGAAGGATGGTGAATTCTCCGGCAACGGTCGCAAGTGCGAGAGGCATGTCAACCATATCGACGTCTTTCCCGCCGTTTCTTCCTCTCAGCTCGGGCGGATTGAATTCACAGCCGGAGTAACCCAATTCTTTGCAGTAGAACTTCTGGCACAAATCAAATACATGGTTCACGAGGGAATCTGCCTGTTCCGCCGTACCCTTGAATACGCCCGCCTTCTGCAGGCGCGGAAATTCGTCCTTGTACACGTCTTTGTGGTTCACGCTGAAAAGCGAATCGACGCGTGAGCTCTCGTCTTCGGAATAGGAAACTCGTGCTACCTTGACCACCTTCTCGGTGACAATCACGATCATGGTGGAATCCAGGGCGGACCTGTATACCCATGCCGTATCGGTGCCGGAGGCGTTCTTGACCGCGGGCTCGCGCTGGCTCATCTTGGAGAGGTCCAGGTAGTCGCCTTCGAACAGGTAGAGCGCTGTCGCCGGGTAGCCCATGTAGACGTCGGTGCTGCCGCCCCCGCCCTGATGGTGGGTGACGTTGCATTCCGCCGCATGTAGGCTTGTGGTTAAGGCGCCTGCGCAAAACGCGCCCGCAAATAGAAATTTGGTGAATTTCATGATTTATTCTCCTTTCTTGATATTGTAATAATAACACAAAAAGAGGCGCCCTGTCAAGAGCACCTCTTTTTAAAATGGATGGTCTGGCCGCTTAGCCGAGTACCTTCTTCTCGAAGTCGCCGAGGCAGTCCACGAGAGCCTGAACGCCTTCGACCGGCATCGCGTTGTAGATGGATGCGCGGAAGCCACCCACGGAGCGGTGACCCTTGAGCTGCTGGAGGCCGCGAGCCTTCGCGAATTCGAGGAATTCCTTGGCGAGATCGTCAGCCTTGTCGGCAGCGACCACGTCCTTGTTGAACACGAACGGGACGTTCATGATGGAGCGGTCTTCCTTGGCAGCGGTACCGACGAACACCTTGGAGTTGTCGAGGGCGCTGTAGAGGAGAGCTGCCTTGGAGCGGTTCACCTTTTCGATAGCTTCCACGCCACCGAATTCCTTGAGCCACTTGAGCGTGCGGTTCATCACGTACACGGCAAATACCGGCGGAGTGTTGAACATGTTCTTCGCGTCGATGTGGGTCTGGAAGTTCAGCATGGTCGGGATGGTGCGGTTCACCTTGCCGAGCAAGTCCTTGCGGATGATGGTCACGGTCACGCCAGCGCAGCTGATGTTCTTCTGGGCGCCGCCGTACACAACGCCGAAGTCAGAAACGTTGATTTTCCTTGCGAGGAAGTCGGAGCTCACGTCGGCCATGAGGAAGCCGGACTTCGGCTTCGGGAAGCTCTGCCATTCCGTACCGTAGATGGTGTTGTTGGCAGTCACGTGGAGGTACGTGGCGTTGTCGCTCATCTTCAGGTTCTTGTCGATGTGGTTGTACACATCAGCCTTAGTGTCGCAGGCGACGTTCACGTTACCGAACAGCTTGGCTTCCTTGCAGGCCTTGTTGGCCCAAACGCCGGTCAGCGCGTAGTCGGCCGTTGCGTTCTGGTCGAGGAAGTTCATCGGGAGCATGCAGAACAGGAGTGAACAACCACCACCGAGGAAGACGATGTCGTAGTTCTCGGGAATGCCCATCAAGTCGCGGAGGAACTGTTCGGTTTCGGCGAACATGTTTTCGATCGGCTTTGAACGGTGACTCATGGAGAGAATGCTGATGCCGCTGTTCGCGTAGTCGATGCATGCAGCAGATGCTTCCTTGAGTGCTTGTTCGGGCAGGACGGACGGGCCTGCGCTAAAGTTATAGACCTTATTTGCCATGGTTGTGTTCCTTTTTGTTTTGCCGGGGAACGTCCCGGACTATAAATTTACGGGCGTAAAAATAGCAAATTGCGCCCTGCTCGGCAATGGTCTACGGGTGCTACCTATCGCCTCGTTTTTCCCTTTATCTCTATTTGTGAAATTGTCGCGGCTACGGCAGAAACGCCCCCGATGAAAGCCGCGATAAAAGCCCCGCAGAACAGGTATAGCGGCAAGGAATAGATGGCGCCGTTCGCAATAGCCAGGTACTTCAGCTCGCTCGTGCCCTTGAGGCTGTCTTTGACGGAGTAACGCCAGCGCTCGAAGGTGTAGTCCATGAAGCCGCTCCCGAAGTAGTAGGCGTTGATGATGAAAATCAGGCAAATCGAGATTACGCTCCCGACGACGGGAATCAGGTTCAGGAGGAGGCAGAGTGCGGTCAGCAGCAGTTGCTTTGCCGTGTTCCGGAGGGCGATGAGGAGTGCTCTCCAGATGTCCTTCAGGGTCTGCTTCGCGTCGAACGGGAACTCGTTGCCGGTGAGGATGGTTTCGGCCTTTTCTGAAAGCATCGTGTAGATGGGCGACATCAAGACGTTCACGATGGTGCCGCCGATGAAAATGAAGACGATGAAGAATATGATGGGGAGGACTATCTTGATGGCGACCATGCCGGCCTGTATCCAGCTGTTCATGTTCTCGGTGTGCCGCTCGATGATGCCGTTAATCCAGTCCCCGATGCCGACTCCGGAGAATAGGAG from Fibrobacter sp. UWR3 includes the following:
- the serC gene encoding 3-phosphoserine/phosphohydroxythreonine transaminase, encoding MANKVYNFSAGPSVLPEQALKEASAACIDYANSGISILSMSHRSKPIENMFAETEQFLRDLMGIPENYDIVFLGGGCSLLFCMLPMNFLDQNATADYALTGVWANKACKEAKLFGNVNVACDTKADVYNHIDKNLKMSDNATYLHVTANNTIYGTEWQSFPKPKSGFLMADVSSDFLARKINVSDFGVVYGGAQKNISCAGVTVTIIRKDLLGKVNRTIPTMLNFQTHIDAKNMFNTPPVFAVYVMNRTLKWLKEFGGVEAIEKVNRSKAALLYSALDNSKVFVGTAAKEDRSIMNVPFVFNKDVVAADKADDLAKEFLEFAKARGLQQLKGHRSVGGFRASIYNAMPVEGVQALVDCLGDFEKKVLG
- a CDS encoding EI24 domain-containing protein — translated: MNRIKEQIVSGLAAYPKALRLIWTNKLTKYLALPVVLNIIVVVALLFSGVGIGDWINGIIERHTENMNSWIQAGMVAIKIVLPIIFFIVFIFIGGTIVNVLMSPIYTMLSEKAETILTGNEFPFDAKQTLKDIWRALLIALRNTAKQLLLTALCLLLNLIPVVGSVISICLIFIINAYYFGSGFMDYTFERWRYSVKDSLKGTSELKYLAIANGAIYSLPLYLFCGAFIAAFIGGVSAVAATISQIEIKGKTRR